The Flexivirga oryzae genome has a segment encoding these proteins:
- the shbA gene encoding RNA polymerase sigma factor ShbA yields the protein MSRSDARVSLRDLATAARDGDAAATDELMAAVHQLAVRYARGKLGRFSAAADAAADAAQEVCVAVLTALPRYADRGAPFEAFVYRVAANKVADVQRGVIRRPTPTDEIPDSADAAPGPEDCAMADEQSGRLWALLDRLPAQHREILVLRVAVGLSAEETADALGMSAGAVRVAQHRALGRLRGFLDGEEREL from the coding sequence ATGTCACGGTCGGACGCGCGGGTTTCGCTGCGTGATCTGGCCACGGCTGCGCGCGACGGTGATGCGGCCGCGACCGACGAACTCATGGCAGCCGTCCATCAGCTGGCCGTCCGTTACGCACGCGGCAAGCTGGGGCGTTTCTCTGCTGCCGCCGATGCCGCGGCCGACGCGGCGCAGGAGGTGTGCGTGGCTGTGCTCACAGCGCTGCCGCGCTATGCCGACCGCGGCGCACCCTTCGAAGCCTTCGTCTACCGTGTGGCCGCCAACAAGGTGGCTGACGTGCAGCGTGGGGTGATCCGTCGCCCGACGCCGACCGACGAGATCCCGGACTCGGCCGACGCCGCTCCGGGCCCCGAGGACTGCGCGATGGCCGACGAGCAGTCCGGGCGACTGTGGGCCCTGCTCGACCGGTTGCCGGCACAACACCGTGAGATCCTCGTCCTGCGCGTCGCCGTCGGTCTCTCCGCGGAGGAGACGGCGGACGCCCTGGGCATGTCGGCCGGTGCGGTGCGGGTGGCGCAGCACCGGGCGCTCGGCCGGTTGCGTGGCTTCCTCGACGGCGAGGAGCGCGAGCTGTGA
- the groL gene encoding chaperonin GroEL (60 kDa chaperone family; promotes refolding of misfolded polypeptides especially under stressful conditions; forms two stacked rings of heptamers to form a barrel-shaped 14mer; ends can be capped by GroES; misfolded proteins enter the barrel where they are refolded when GroES binds), with the protein MAKELEFNDSARKALERGVDALANAVKVTLGPKGRNVVIDKKWGAPTITNDGVTIAREVELEDSYENLGAQLAKEVATKTNDIAGDGTTTATVLAQAMVKEGLRNVAAGAGPAALKRGIDQAVDAISEQLLASARELEGKEEISQVAALSAQDQTIGGLIAEAFDKVGKDGVITVEESSTAETALEFTEGMQFDKGYISPYFVTDTERMEAVLEDAYVLINQGKISAIADILPLLEKVVQSGKPLLIIAEDIEGEALSTLVVNKIRGTFNVVAVKAPGFGDRRKAMLQDIAILTGGQVIAEEVGLKLDQVDLDMLGQARRVVVTKDTATIVDGQGDAEAVGGRVKELKAEIERTDSDWDREKLQERLAKLAGGVCVIQVGAHTEVELKEKKHRIEDAISATRAAIEEGIVAGGGSALVHASSVVEKLDLTGDEATGAALIAKASVEPLRWIAENAGLEGYVAVSRVREEPVGSGLNAATGEYGDLIKQGVIDPVKVTRSALRNAASIASMVLTTDTLVVDKKEDDDAEAGHGHGHGH; encoded by the coding sequence CGAGCGGGGCGTCGACGCCCTCGCCAACGCCGTCAAGGTGACGCTGGGCCCGAAGGGTCGCAACGTCGTCATCGACAAGAAGTGGGGCGCGCCGACCATCACCAACGACGGCGTCACCATCGCCCGTGAGGTCGAGCTCGAGGACTCGTACGAGAACCTCGGCGCGCAGCTGGCGAAGGAAGTCGCCACCAAGACCAACGACATCGCCGGTGACGGCACCACCACCGCGACCGTGCTCGCCCAGGCGATGGTCAAGGAAGGCCTGCGCAACGTCGCCGCGGGAGCCGGCCCGGCCGCCCTCAAGCGCGGTATCGACCAGGCCGTCGACGCGATCAGCGAGCAGCTGCTGGCCAGCGCCCGCGAGCTCGAGGGCAAGGAGGAGATCTCCCAGGTCGCCGCCCTGTCCGCGCAGGACCAGACGATCGGCGGGCTGATCGCCGAGGCGTTCGACAAGGTCGGCAAGGACGGCGTCATCACCGTCGAGGAGTCCTCGACCGCCGAGACCGCCCTGGAGTTCACCGAGGGCATGCAGTTCGACAAGGGCTACATCTCGCCCTACTTCGTCACCGACACCGAGCGCATGGAAGCGGTGCTCGAGGACGCCTACGTCCTGATCAACCAGGGCAAGATCTCGGCGATCGCCGACATCCTGCCGCTGCTGGAGAAGGTCGTGCAGTCCGGTAAGCCGCTGCTGATCATCGCCGAGGACATCGAGGGCGAGGCCCTGTCCACGCTGGTGGTCAACAAGATCCGTGGCACCTTCAACGTCGTCGCCGTCAAGGCGCCGGGCTTCGGCGACCGCCGCAAGGCCATGCTGCAGGACATCGCGATCCTCACCGGTGGCCAGGTCATCGCCGAGGAGGTCGGCCTCAAGCTCGACCAGGTCGACCTGGACATGCTGGGCCAGGCCCGCCGCGTCGTCGTCACCAAGGACACCGCCACCATCGTGGACGGTCAGGGTGACGCCGAGGCCGTCGGCGGCCGGGTCAAGGAGCTCAAGGCCGAGATCGAGCGCACCGACTCCGACTGGGACCGCGAGAAGCTGCAGGAGCGCCTCGCCAAGCTGGCCGGTGGCGTCTGCGTCATCCAGGTCGGCGCCCACACCGAGGTGGAGCTGAAGGAGAAGAAGCACCGCATCGAGGACGCCATCTCGGCGACCCGTGCGGCCATCGAGGAGGGCATCGTCGCCGGCGGTGGCTCGGCCCTGGTGCACGCGTCGTCCGTGGTCGAGAAGCTCGACCTCACGGGTGACGAGGCCACCGGCGCCGCGCTGATCGCCAAGGCCTCGGTCGAGCCGCTGCGCTGGATCGCCGAGAACGCCGGCCTCGAGGGCTACGTGGCAGTGTCCCGCGTGCGCGAGGAGCCGGTCGGCAGCGGCCTGAACGCCGCCACCGGCGAGTACGGCGACCTGATCAAGCAGGGCGTCATCGACCCGGTCAAGGTCACCCGCTCCGCGCTGCGCAACGCCGCGTCGATCGCGTCGATGGTGCTGACCACCGACACGCTCGTGGTCGACAAGAAGGAAGACGACGACGCCGAGGCCGGTCACGGTCACGGCCACGGCCACTGA